AGCTTGCTTTATAACAGGCTGGGAAAGCTATTTAATCTCATTCATATCGACAAAATCCATGTCATCAAATGTTTGGTTTTCACCGAGCATGCCCCATACAAAGCTATAGTTTGCCGTACCGCAACCAGAATGAATAGACCAACTTGGTGAAAGGACCAACTGCTTATTTCGGACAATAATATGTCGTGTTTCGCTCGGCTCACCCATGAAATGAAAAACGACTTGATCCGGTTTCACATTAAAATAAAGGTAGGCTTCCATCCTTCTTTCATGAGTGTGAGCTGGCATCGTATTCCATACACTCCCAGGCTCTAAATGCGTTGCTCCCATGCATAACTGACAAGTTGGTAATACATCAGGATGAAGATATTGATTGATAACACGAGCATTAGAATTTTCAGAAGAGCCTAGTTCTACCACTTTGGCTTCGGAGCGGCGAATAAGGCGCGAAGGATAAGTCTTATGCGCGGGAGCACTCAAACAATATAGAGATGTATGCTTATCGGTTAAAGAGACAAATTCAATATCCTGTTCGCCTTTTCCTAAATACAGCGCATCAAGAGGTTCGAGGATATATGTTTGTTGTTTACAGCGAACCTCTGCTTTTTCACCTAAATTAATAATACCGAGTTCTCTTCTTTCGAGGAAGGAATCAGTACCAAACGCTTTGTCATTGATGTGATCGTTTAGTGCTAATACTTCTGTGGAAGCACTGACGCCCAGAGCTACGACGCGATCGATATGGCTATATACGACGCAAATGTCATCAGGTTTAAAAAGTGCCTCAGTTAAGAACTCTTGTCTTAGCCTTGTCGTATCATATAGCTTGGTATCTACAGGATTATTGTTATAGTTAATAAACATGTGGGTCTCCGTTATTGCATTTAACACTTTGGTTACATATGGTTAAAATTACTTACATTTTTATTTTTAATAATATGGTGGTACCTAATTAAAAATAAAACGTCGTTTCTTGTTGGTGTGATTTATTTTAAATAATAGGGTTTGTGTCAAGAGGTTTTTAGAAGAGATCTGAAGATGAAACAGCTCGAAAGTTGTTTTATCTTCAGAAAAAATTGCGCGGTTACTCAACTAAAAATACTTACTGGTGCTTTGATGACGGCCTTTTTGATTCTGGTGGGGGTGCTAATCGCACACATTGGTCTATGAATTTGGTTAGGGTAGAAAAGTGCAAAGTCACCAGGTCTTAAGTCAACAAAGTTTTCGTTTTTCACATCTTCAATGAAAAGAACGTCGTCCTTTAGTTTACTTAGCGAGGCAAAATTATCATCAAGGTCATTAGAATATCCGATGCGTTCTTCGCCTTCTAAAAGAATTTGAATATCAATGTATTTCTTATGAATTTCAGCCTTTCTTTGATCCGTTTTTTCCGTGTCACCAGTTGCTAGAATGACAAACACTCTGTCATCGGAAAGGGTAAATCTACCTTCATCATTATTCGCCGCTATTATCACTGCCTCGTTGATCCATTTGCGCACAACAGTATAGACGAACGGAGCTAGTGATAATTTGTTTACGTTTCCAAATAACATAATCAGCCTTTGTATTTATTGAAGGATTCCAGCCACTTCAGCGACCAATTGTCCTAACTCTTCCCATTTGTCATTTTCAATTAAATCGTTAGGAATCATCCATGTACCACCGCAAGCAAGTACCGTCGGAATAGAAAGGTAGTCATTAACATTTTTAGGGTTAACACCACCTGTCGGCATGAATTTAATTGGGTAAACAGCTGATAGTGCTTTTAACATTGCGACACCACCTGAAGGCTCGGCTGGGAAAAACTTTAATGTGTCTAATCCCATCTCCATCGCTTGTTCGACTAGGCTCGGGTTGTTAATACCTGGAATAATTGGCATGCCGCGTTGTTGACAGTATTTGACGGTAGTAGGGTTAAAACCAGGGCTAACAATAAAATCAACTCCGGCATCAATCGCTTGGTCGACTTGAGTGCTTGTTAATACTGTTCCTGCCCCGATAAGCATATCCGGGAAAGCCGCGCGCATATTTTTTATTGCTTGTGCGGCCTGCTCCGTTCTGAAGGTAACTTCCGCACAAGGTAAACCGTTTTCTACTAATACTTGCGCAAGTTTCGCTGCTTTTTCTGCATCATTGATGGCGATAACGGGAACGACTTTAATAGCCTGTAATTGTTTATTTAATGTGTTCACAAATTTGCTCCTTATAAAGTAGGCGTCATATTTTTAGGAATGACAGCACCACGATGTTGAATGACGGTCCCTGCAACTTTATGTCCAGCAAGAGCAGACTCTTTTTTTGAACCGCCAAGGATTCGTTTCGCTAGGTATCCGGCGCTGAATGAATCACCCGCGGCCGTGGTATCAATAATGTTAGTGATTTGACTCGCAGGTACTTCGGTTAATTGATTGTCTGAAATAACAAAACATGCTTCTGCACCACGTTTGATAACAATTTCCTCAACACCGAACGACTGCGTTCTAGAAATTGAATCTTGCTCGTTTTTGTCACCCCAAAGCATGACTTCGTCGTCGTAGGTTAGAAAAGCAATATCAGTAAGTGCTAAAATTTCTCTATACCATTCTTGCGCTTCTTGAATCGAGCCCCATAACGCAGGTCTATAATTATTATCAAACGCAATCATAGTGCCTTGTGCTTTGCAAAGCTTAAGCGTTTTGATAAGCGTTTGTCGGCAGTCATCTGGTAAAATTGCAAGGCTTATTCCACTAAGATAGATAAGCTGGTGGCTTGATAAGTTTTCTACCAGTTCGTCAATACTCTGGTCTCTTAGCCAAAATTTCGCCGCTGACTCGTTACGCCAGTAGTAAAAGTTGCGTTCACCATCAGGTGCAGTCTCTATCGCATAGATACCAGGAACTCGGTTTTCTACTTGATGAACTAATTGCGTATCCAGATTTTCATCACGCCACTGAGCAAGCATATCTGAACTAAAAGGGTCACTACCAAGCCCGGTTACATAGGACGTAGTAATGTTTGAAGGATAGGTTAAACGAGATAAATAGACAGCGGTATTAAGCGTATCACCACCAAAGCCTTGTTCTAAGCCTTGAGCTGTTTTACGAAGCTCCACCATACATTCGCCAATGATGGCTACACGGTTGATATTCATAGAAAGGTACTCTAGTTTTGTTAGATAGAATCTTGATAAGACGACCTTGAGATAATAAGTACAGTAAGTCAGTCAAATTTTAAAAAATGCCAGCCTATTTCTAGGCTGGCAAAATGTTAGACTGCTTCCCCGACAAAGGCAGCCACAACAAGAACTAAGCTAAAAGTTCTTTAATATAGTCAGCGATCTCTGGAACTTGACAGTTCTCAGCGAAACAAGATTTAAAGCGCTCACCTGATACTGCGGTCTTAACAAGTTCTTGATCCATTGCACGAAGTGTGTCTAAGTAACTGTCTTTTACAACAGCACCTTTAACATCATTAAGAATGGCTGCGTTACGTTGCTGAGGCTCAGCTCTTTCTAGCGGATATCCTTGACCACGCTCTCCTGTTGTAAAGGCTTTTTCGAATATATAGCGTACGTTCAATTCTGCGCCCCAACCGAAGCCTTTAGCAAATGCTAAAGATAAAGCGTTACCATTGTTAATTTGGTTAAACAAGAACGCATCGGATGGGTCTAGGCAGTATCCACAAACAATATTTGGATGAATATTTAGCGACATCATTGCACCTTGGCCAGTACCGCAACCCGTGACAACAAAATCAACTGCTTTTGAGTTAATTAGAATGCTTGCCATAATTCCCAGGTGGATATAGGTTAGGTGATGGTCATTCTCGTCAGACATCCCAACGTTATAAACCGAATCACCTTGTGCTGAGACAACATGATTAAGTTCGCTCAACACCGCCGCATTTTTACCGGCTTGGCTGTTTTCCATCATTAATGCAATTTTCATTTTTAATTCCTTACGGATAATCCGCGAGTTTCAATTAGTAGAATAATCGTTTTCTAAACAAAATCTTTACGCATGGGAGTGAAATTATCTAGCAGTACACCGGCCTTTAGGCAGCGGCATCCATGCATAACGTTTGGTTCTTTATAGAGAGTATCTCCGGCTGAAACAATTTTTGTCTCTTCGCCGATGGTGAATTCAAATTCACCAGAAAGAACATAAGTGATCTGTTCATGAGGGTGGTTGTGCATAGCACCTATCGCCCCATTTTCAAAGTAAACTTCGACGGTCATTATGCTCTCGCTGTAAGCAAGAATTTTACGAGAAACGCCTTCACCCAGGTCTTCTAGAGGTATTTCTTTATTGAAAATAAACATTTATCTTCCTAAGTTAATTTAGTCGAATCAGTACACAGCTACGTTTTTATTCTTAATTTTAACGAGCCGATATATTGTAATGATGTTCATTGTTAATACGCTGACTTCAAGCATGACCCCGCCATAAGAACCAATGATAATATTGTTAATAAGCCAACAGCACGCGCCAACAATAAAACAAAGCCTCATTTGGATGCCTTGAAATGCAAACACTGCCAAGGTGCCTATCATCGTCCCAACGATTGGAAACAACGTCCACCACTCTTCCGCAAGATAAAGCCCTAAACCTAAACCTAAAACGACAAAAAATGCAGCTACCTTTTTTGACGATGTGTAAATGGACGTCCCAGTTCGTATTGCCGATAATAAGGCGGCAAGCGCAGACATTATCGATCCCAAAAGTATGTAATGTACAAGGTGATTAATGTTAAATATCAACATCAACACTTTTAATTTCCGGTCATCTTTTTGGTAGAAGGTTGAAACTCCTAACGCGAAGCTGACAAAACCAAGTAGTTGGCCTAACGATAAGTCTAGATTCATTTTTCTCCTTAACGAGCTAACCAACCGCCGTCAACAGCAATGGTATAGCCATTAATATAATCAGCGGCACTTGACGCTAAGAATACGCATGGGCCAGCAACATCTTCAGGCGTTCCCCAACGATCGGCTGGAATTCGCTCTAAAATAGCGTTGTTTCGTTCTTTGTCTGCGCGTAATGCTTCAGTATTGTTGGTTGCCATGTAGCCAGGAGCAATTGCATTAACATTGATATTGTTGCTTGCCCACTCGTTAGCCATCGCACGAGTGATGCCCATAACAGCACTTTTTGAAGCCGTATAAGAAGGAACACGGATCCCACCTTGATAAGAAAGCATAGACGCGATATTAATAATTTTTCCGCCATTGCCTTGAGAAATAAACTGTTTAGCCACAGCCTGAGACATAAAGAAGACAGTTTTTGAGTTGATGTTCATCACGTCATCCCAGTTTTGTTCGGAGAATTCAATAGCGTCTTCTCTACGAATAATTCCAGCGTTGTTAACCAGAATATCTATTTGACCAAATTCAGTTAAAGCTTGGTCAATAATAGCGGGAATGTCTTCTTGTTTTAGAAGATTGGCGCGAACATCGAGAAATGTGTGACCAGCCGACTCCATCTTTTCAATGGTATCTGATGGTTCAATATAGTTAACACCTACAATTTTGCACCCAGCTTGAGCAAGACCCAATGCCATGCCTTGGCCTAAACCTGTGTCACATCCAGTTACTATTGCTACTTTGCCTTTCAAATTAAATGAATCAAGAATCATGAGATTTTCCTCGATGCCGTATGTGCATCTTATTTATGTTAGTGTCAGAAGAATATTTCCTTTGATGTAGAAAGCTTACCAATAAAATATATGCAAATGCAAATTAAAAATGAAATGACGTTTCAAAAAAATGACTCAGATCGTGGTTTCATCATACAAATGTGATGTGTTCATATTTTTTAAAAAGCTATTTTGAAAATTGTGGTACATTTAGATGGGCTCGGTATAATGAAAACACAATAAAAAAGAAGGTTTGATTAATGGCAAAATCGACACAACCGGAAGCTGTCTCTTCGGTTTTAAAAGTTTTCAGCATACTTGAGGCGTTAGGGCAGCAAAAAGAAATTGGCGTTTCAGAACTTTCACAACGTTTGATGACCTCTAAAGCAACCACGTATCGTTTTTTGCAAACCATGAAGTCTCAAGGGTATGTTTCCCAGGAAGGTGAAGCGGATAAATATTCTCTCACGCTTAAAATGTTCGAGCTAGGTGCGAAGTCGTTAGAATATGTCGATATTATCGCGTTAGCTGAAAAGCAAATGAGGTATATCTCTGAGCAAACCAACGAAACGATACACCTTGGTGCCTTAGATGAAGGCTCTATAATCTACATCCATAAGATTGATTCCAGTTACAGTTTGCGTATGCATTCTAGAGTCGGTCGTCGCAATCCTCTTTATACAACTGCGATTGGTAAGGTATTACTATCTGGCCATACGGAAGAGTTTGTACGTGATGCATTGCATGATGTCGAATTTAAAAAGAGCACAGATAAAACGTTAGAAAATGTGGAGCAACTATTGGCTGAGCTAGAAACGGTCAAACAGCAACATTACGCGGAAGATAACGAAGAGCAAGAACCTGGTTTATATTGCGTAGCAGCGCCAATCTATGATCGCTTCGGTAATATTGTCTACGGGGTTTCTATCTCTTTTCCAACGATGCGTTTTGATAACAAACGTAAGTCGTTTTATGTAAACCTTTTGCAAGAAGCGGGTAGAAACATATCAGAGCAACTTGGATTCCATGATTACCCAATTTAACTTTTTTCGTCATATCATCAGAAAGTAATGCTTCGATAGCGTCGAAGCGTTACCTTTATTCAATATCATTCTTTTTTCTCTCATTGAATTGGTTTATCCCTAATTATTTACTACGAGTAGTAGAATAATGGGCAATTATGGTCGATCTATTATCAAGGATGAGTCATGAACTCAAAACAAGTGGTGTTAGCTTTTTGGGAAGCGATGCAAAGTAACGATTTTGTTGCCGCGAGCAAATGGTTAACAGAAGATTTTCAAGGGCATTGGCCACAATCATCCGAAGTGATTATGGGCCGCGAAAATTTTGCAGCGGTTAATACGGCTTATCCTGCCAAAGGACGTTGGTCGTTTGTAATAAATTCTATTGTATGTGAAGGCGAAGAAGTCGTAACGGATGTTTCTATTACTGATGGTGACATTAAAGCTCGCGCGATTACGTTCTCTACCGTGCAAAGTGGTCTAATCTGTAAGCAAGTAGAATTTTGGCCTGATGACTACGAAGCGCCCAAATGGCGTTCGCAATGGGTTAAACATCTCATTTGAGAGTGGAAGATGGAATGAAAAATGCGAAAGTAGTTTTGTTTAATAGCGATAATCGACTTCATAAGCAGGATCTTGAACGCCTGTTTGTTGAATATAGTGATCAAGTTGCGCCAGATATTGTAGATAAGCTTTCAACTCTTGCCTACTTTACAGGGTTTATTCTTTACATTGATAACCAACCTGCAGGTTTTGCTGTCTGTTTTGACTCTTTTTCTACCTATCGCTCTCAACCAGTACTTAATATCCATGACTTTATGATTGCAAAAGATTTTCAAGGAAAAAAGCTGGGGAAAGTACTGCTGAATGCCATTGAAAAATATGGCCGTAAGCAGGATGTGGTTAAAATCACTTTAGAAGTAGACGATAACAATGATGTAGCAAAAAAACTGTATGCTTCATGTGGCTTTGAAGATCATGAAGTGGTACTAAAAGGTCTGATGCATTGGCAAAAATACTTAAATTAGAAATTGGCACCTAATTCCCCAAAAGAGAGATTTAATGGAAGCGTTCGAAACACTGCTTAGTATTGCACAGCGTAAAGCTAGGTTTGATAAAACTAGCAATTGGTCAAATGGTGCGGAAACCTATATCAATGAAATTAAAAACGAAGTAGATGAGGTACTAGAAGAATTGCCTAAAGGCAGAATTTGCTATCTTGAAGATGAGCTTGGCGATTTGCTGTGGGATTACGTAAACACCTTAATTGCCTTAGAAGAAGAGAAAGGGGTCAGTGTTGAATCCGTGCTGAAACGGGCGTGTCGTAAATATGACCAACGGGTCTCTGGTATTGAAAGTGGTAAACAGTGGCAAGAGATTAAAGAGATACAAAATGTCATGTTAGCGGAAGAGCAGGCGTCAAAATGAGAGGCATAATTATTTTTTCATAGGTGTGTTATCTATAATTTCGATTGGACGCAGCAAGGTGCCGCTGAGTGGCTGTAAATGGCTAATTTGGTCGGTTTTAAGTTGTTGATTTATTGTCATTTGTTTTTGTGTTTATTTTTATTTTTGAGTGTTAATCTTTGCCCTAATTAAGGCAAGGATAATTATGAACAGAAATAATGAAGTGTTTGAACAGGTAGATTTTTCTCGACAGGAACTGAGCGAGGCTAATTTTGACCGCTGTACGTTCATTCGTTGCGATTTTAGTCATGCAAAATTACGAGATAGCGTATTTGTAAACTGCACCTTTATCGAACAAGGTGAAATAGAAGGTTGCCAATTCGGTTATTGCGATTTGCGTGAAGCCTCTTTCAAAGATTGCCAGTTGTCTATGTCCAATTTCAGTGGTGCCAACTGCTTTGGTATTGAATTTAGAAACTGCGACCTTAAAGGCGCTAACTTTTTTAGGGCCAGCTTTTTAAATCAAGTAAACCACAAAATGTTTTTTTGTTCGGCATACATTACTGGCTGCAATTTGTCTTACGCTAATTTTGAACGTCAAAATATAGAGAAGTGTGATCTTTTTGAAAATCGTTGGATAGGGACGAATTTACAAGGCGCGTCTTTTAAAGAGTCGGACCTTAGCCGAGGGACTTTTTCCGAAGATTGTTGGGGACAGTTTCAAATGGAGGGGTGTAATTTAAGTCATTCAGAATTGGATGGTTTAGATCCGCGAAAAGTAAACCTTACTGGTGTAAAAATTTGCGATTGGCAGCAACAGCAGTTACTTGAAAAACTTGGTGTAATAGTCTTACCGGGCTAATGGAATTTGAAATTAATATTGATCTACTCGGTGAGGCCTAAGCAGGTCTCTTCGAGTGGGCATCCATTGCATTTGGGGGTTTTAGTACAAAACTGTTGTGCATGATCCACCATCAGGCCGTGATAATAGGCGTAAAGGTCGTTATCTTCTGGAATTGCGATTTCTATCATTCTTCTAAACTGATCGTAGTTTTTAGGAACAGAAAGCCCATTTCGAGAAAAAATGCGTCG
The DNA window shown above is from Vibrio algarum and carries:
- the kduI gene encoding 5-dehydro-4-deoxy-D-glucuronate isomerase; this encodes MFINYNNNPVDTKLYDTTRLRQEFLTEALFKPDDICVVYSHIDRVVALGVSASTEVLALNDHINDKAFGTDSFLERRELGIINLGEKAEVRCKQQTYILEPLDALYLGKGEQDIEFVSLTDKHTSLYCLSAPAHKTYPSRLIRRSEAKVVELGSSENSNARVINQYLHPDVLPTCQLCMGATHLEPGSVWNTMPAHTHERRMEAYLYFNVKPDQVVFHFMGEPSETRHIIVRNKQLVLSPSWSIHSGCGTANYSFVWGMLGENQTFDDMDFVDMNEIK
- a CDS encoding YhcH/YjgK/YiaL family protein, encoding MLFGNVNKLSLAPFVYTVVRKWINEAVIIAANNDEGRFTLSDDRVFVILATGDTEKTDQRKAEIHKKYIDIQILLEGEERIGYSNDLDDNFASLSKLKDDVLFIEDVKNENFVDLRPGDFALFYPNQIHRPMCAISTPTRIKKAVIKAPVSIFS
- a CDS encoding bifunctional 4-hydroxy-2-oxoglutarate aldolase/2-dehydro-3-deoxy-phosphogluconate aldolase, whose amino-acid sequence is MNTLNKQLQAIKVVPVIAINDAEKAAKLAQVLVENGLPCAEVTFRTEQAAQAIKNMRAAFPDMLIGAGTVLTSTQVDQAIDAGVDFIVSPGFNPTTVKYCQQRGMPIIPGINNPSLVEQAMEMGLDTLKFFPAEPSGGVAMLKALSAVYPIKFMPTGGVNPKNVNDYLSIPTVLACGGTWMIPNDLIENDKWEELGQLVAEVAGILQ
- the kdgK gene encoding 2-dehydro-3-deoxygluconokinase; translation: MNINRVAIIGECMVELRKTAQGLEQGFGGDTLNTAVYLSRLTYPSNITTSYVTGLGSDPFSSDMLAQWRDENLDTQLVHQVENRVPGIYAIETAPDGERNFYYWRNESAAKFWLRDQSIDELVENLSSHQLIYLSGISLAILPDDCRQTLIKTLKLCKAQGTMIAFDNNYRPALWGSIQEAQEWYREILALTDIAFLTYDDEVMLWGDKNEQDSISRTQSFGVEEIVIKRGAEACFVISDNQLTEVPASQITNIIDTTAAGDSFSAGYLAKRILGGSKKESALAGHKVAGTVIQHRGAVIPKNMTPTL
- a CDS encoding RpiB/LacA/LacB family sugar-phosphate isomerase, whose product is MKIALMMENSQAGKNAAVLSELNHVVSAQGDSVYNVGMSDENDHHLTYIHLGIMASILINSKAVDFVVTGCGTGQGAMMSLNIHPNIVCGYCLDPSDAFLFNQINNGNALSLAFAKGFGWGAELNVRYIFEKAFTTGERGQGYPLERAEPQQRNAAILNDVKGAVVKDSYLDTLRAMDQELVKTAVSGERFKSCFAENCQVPEIADYIKELLA
- a CDS encoding cupin domain-containing protein, producing MFIFNKEIPLEDLGEGVSRKILAYSESIMTVEVYFENGAIGAMHNHPHEQITYVLSGEFEFTIGEETKIVSAGDTLYKEPNVMHGCRCLKAGVLLDNFTPMRKDFV
- a CDS encoding YgjV family protein, which codes for MNLDLSLGQLLGFVSFALGVSTFYQKDDRKLKVLMLIFNINHLVHYILLGSIMSALAALLSAIRTGTSIYTSSKKVAAFFVVLGLGLGLYLAEEWWTLFPIVGTMIGTLAVFAFQGIQMRLCFIVGACCWLINNIIIGSYGGVMLEVSVLTMNIITIYRLVKIKNKNVAVY
- the kduD gene encoding 2-dehydro-3-deoxy-D-gluconate 5-dehydrogenase KduD; the protein is MILDSFNLKGKVAIVTGCDTGLGQGMALGLAQAGCKIVGVNYIEPSDTIEKMESAGHTFLDVRANLLKQEDIPAIIDQALTEFGQIDILVNNAGIIRREDAIEFSEQNWDDVMNINSKTVFFMSQAVAKQFISQGNGGKIINIASMLSYQGGIRVPSYTASKSAVMGITRAMANEWASNNINVNAIAPGYMATNNTEALRADKERNNAILERIPADRWGTPEDVAGPCVFLASSAADYINGYTIAVDGGWLAR
- the kdgR gene encoding DNA-binding transcriptional regulator KdgR, producing the protein MAKSTQPEAVSSVLKVFSILEALGQQKEIGVSELSQRLMTSKATTYRFLQTMKSQGYVSQEGEADKYSLTLKMFELGAKSLEYVDIIALAEKQMRYISEQTNETIHLGALDEGSIIYIHKIDSSYSLRMHSRVGRRNPLYTTAIGKVLLSGHTEEFVRDALHDVEFKKSTDKTLENVEQLLAELETVKQQHYAEDNEEQEPGLYCVAAPIYDRFGNIVYGVSISFPTMRFDNKRKSFYVNLLQEAGRNISEQLGFHDYPI
- a CDS encoding nuclear transport factor 2 family protein, which codes for MNSKQVVLAFWEAMQSNDFVAASKWLTEDFQGHWPQSSEVIMGRENFAAVNTAYPAKGRWSFVINSIVCEGEEVVTDVSITDGDIKARAITFSTVQSGLICKQVEFWPDDYEAPKWRSQWVKHLI
- a CDS encoding GNAT family N-acetyltransferase is translated as MKNAKVVLFNSDNRLHKQDLERLFVEYSDQVAPDIVDKLSTLAYFTGFILYIDNQPAGFAVCFDSFSTYRSQPVLNIHDFMIAKDFQGKKLGKVLLNAIEKYGRKQDVVKITLEVDDNNDVAKKLYASCGFEDHEVVLKGLMHWQKYLN
- a CDS encoding MazG nucleotide pyrophosphohydrolase domain-containing protein, producing the protein MEAFETLLSIAQRKARFDKTSNWSNGAETYINEIKNEVDEVLEELPKGRICYLEDELGDLLWDYVNTLIALEEEKGVSVESVLKRACRKYDQRVSGIESGKQWQEIKEIQNVMLAEEQASK
- a CDS encoding Qnr family pentapeptide repeat protein, whose translation is MNRNNEVFEQVDFSRQELSEANFDRCTFIRCDFSHAKLRDSVFVNCTFIEQGEIEGCQFGYCDLREASFKDCQLSMSNFSGANCFGIEFRNCDLKGANFFRASFLNQVNHKMFFCSAYITGCNLSYANFERQNIEKCDLFENRWIGTNLQGASFKESDLSRGTFSEDCWGQFQMEGCNLSHSELDGLDPRKVNLTGVKICDWQQQQLLEKLGVIVLPG